One genomic region from Lepisosteus oculatus isolate fLepOcu1 chromosome 20, fLepOcu1.hap2, whole genome shotgun sequence encodes:
- the slc10a3 gene encoding P3 protein, which translates to MRTLLAVCCLFSVTGGTDLADEGYGNWTAQVDDGQRRYINIGDGASREFDFPENTNGVIVISSRYRSAPRKGGESWRQTVNVKSLDTDVLTILNVSDSGSVGPVKSYVISIRSGLAGTAPLLIQLVGLDKDSNREIIEERKDYIIRVAPSDDAVLMNPGGLSHFSENPVLFALLPLIFINKCAFGCKVEIDVLRGLLRQPHAVLLGIAGQFVVMPLYAYALSRLAALPKALSLGLVITCSAPGGGGGYLYSLLLGGDVTLAISMTLISTVVATGMMPLSSTIYGRLLNVHETLHVPFVKILITLLFIAIPISTGMAIKCKLPSVSRVLLGFIRPFSFILIVGGIFMAYQMGSSILANVRPQIIAVGVTVPLFGLVLGYLLASVCRLSLPHRKTVSIEIGVQNSLLALAVMQLSFRRTEADFASQAPFIVALSSTSEMLLVVVVHCVYRKLGPSSQTDV; encoded by the coding sequence ATGAGGACGCTACTAGCCGTCTGTTGTTTGTTCTCGGTAACCGGAGGCACGGACCTGGCCGACGAGGGCTACGGCAACTGGACAGCGCAGGTGGACGACGGCCAACGGAGGTACATCAACATCGGGGATGGGGCTTCCCGTGAATTCGACTTCCCCGAGAACACCAATGGGGTGATCGTGATATCCAGCCGGTACAGGAGCGCTCCCAGGAAGGGCGGCGAGAGCTGGAGGCAGACGGTGAATGTGAAGTCCCTGGACACCGAtgttttaaccattttaaaCGTGAGCGACAGCGGGAGTGTTGGGCCGGTGAAAAGTTACGTGATCAGTATTAGATCCGGTCTCGCCGGGACGGCCCCGTTACTAATCCAGCTGGTGGGGCTGGACAAGGACTCCAATCGGGAGATTATAGAAGAGAGAAAGGATTATATTATCAGGGTGGCTCCCAGCGATGACGCGGTGCTGATGAACCCCGGCGGGCTGTCTCACTTTTCCGAAAACCCCGTGCTCTTCGCCCTCCTGCCTCTGATTTTCATCAACAAATGCGCCTTCGGCTGCAAGGTTGAGATCGACGTGCTCCGAGGGCTGCTCCGGCAGCCCCACGCGGTCCTGCTGGGGATAGCCGGGCAGTTTGTGGTGATGCCCCTGTACGCCTACGCCCTGTCCCGGCTGGCGGCTCTACCTAAGGCCCTGTCCCTGGGGCTGGTGATCACTTGTTCTGCGCCCGGGGGAGGAGGGGGCTACCTCTACAGCCTGCTGCTGGGCGGGGACGTGACCCTCGCCATCTCCATGACGCTGATCTCCACCGTGGTGGCCACCGGCATGATGCCCCTCTCCTCCACCATCTACGGGCGCCTGCTGAACGTGCACGAAACGCTGCATGTGCCCTTCGTCAAAAtcctcatcactctgctcttcaTCGCCATCCCCATCTCCACGGGCATGGCCATCAAGTGCAAACTCCCCAGCGTCTCCCGGGTCCTGCTCGGGTTCATCCGCCCCTTCAGCTTCATCCTGATCGTCGGGGGCATTTTCATGGCGTACCAGATGGGCTCCTCCATACTCGCCAACGTCCGGCCGCAGATCATCGCGGTCGGGGTGACAGTGCCACTTTTCGGGCTGGTCTTGGGTTACCTGCTGGCGTCCGTTTGCAGGCTGTCGCTGCCCCACCGGAAGACGGTCAGCATCGAGATTGGCGTGCAGAACAGCCTCCTGGCGCTGGCCGTCATGCAGCTGTCCTTCCGCCGCACGGAAGCGGATTTCGCCTCCCAAGCGCCCTTCATCGTGGCTCTGAGCAGCACCTCGGAAATGCTGCTCGTTGTGGTCGTTCACTGCGTCTACAGGAAACTCGGCCCCAGCTCCCAGACGGACGTGTGA
- the chmp1a gene encoding charged multivesicular body protein 1a, whose translation MDDTLFQLKFTSKQLERLAKKAEKDSKTEQAKVKKALQQKNVEIARVYAENAIRKKNEGLNWLRMASRVDAVASKVQTAVTMKGVTKNMAQVTKALDKALSSMDLQKVSAVMDKFESQVQNLDVHTSVMEDSMSSATTLTTPQEQVDDLIVQIAEESGLEVMDQLSQLPAGASAVGESSTRSLDKEDQLSRRLAALRN comes from the exons ATGGATG ATACATTGTTTCAGCTGAAG TTCACTtcaaagcagctggagaggctGGCTAAGAAGGCGGAGAAGGACTCCAAGACAGAGCAGGCCAAGGTGAAAAAG GCCCTGCAGCAGAAGAACGTGGAGATCGCCCGCGTGTACGCCGAGAACGCCATCCGCAAGAAGAACGAGGGCCTGAACTGGCTGCGCATGGCCTCGCGCGTGGACGCCGTGGCCTCCAAGGTCCAGACGGCGGTGACCATGAAGGGG GTGACTAAGAACATGGCTCAGGTCACCAAGGCTCTGGACAAAGCTCTCAGCTCAATGGATCTGCAAAAGGTGTCTGCTGTGATGGATAAGTTCGaatcccaggtccagaatctGGACGTTCACACTTCG GTGATGGAAGACTCCATGAGCTCGGCGACCACGCTGACCACCCCCCAGGAGCAGGTGGACGATCTGATTGTGCAGATTGCGGAGGAGAGCGGCCTGGAGGTGATGGACCAGCTCAGCCAGCTGCCCGCCGGGGCCAGTGCGGTGGGCGAGAGCTCCACGCGCTCCCTGGATAAGGAGGACCAGCTGTCCCGCAG GTTGGCTGCTTTACGGAACTGA
- the cdk10 gene encoding cyclin-dependent kinase 10 isoform X1 — translation MGVVLRKHSEHAAPEPSQLRQEGAGPAEPSGTESPARRKATPPAIIVTAPSNEDLRQVPPDSPRTVQRLKLGLGCWAVASMDFSEAEPDAIKLRSIKNEKTFTVPQQDRLGNCRSVKEFEKLNRIGEGTYGIVYRARDTKNHEIVALKKVRMDKEKDGIPISSLREITLLLKLRHPNIVELKEVVVGNHLESIFLVMGYCEQDLASLLENMQSPFSEAQVKCIVLQLLRGLLYLHENFIVHRDLKVSNLLMTDKGCVKIADFGLARAYGVPLKPMTPKVVTLWYRAPELLLGTKTQTTAIDMWAVGCILAELLAHKPLLPGSSEIQQIDLIVQLLGTPNENIWPGFSRLPLVGQYTLRKQPYNNLKNKFTWLSEAGLRLLNFLFMYNPKRRATAKDCLDSSYFKEKPLPCEPDLMPTFPHHRNKRAAPVAEGQSKRLKVKWRASSAAGIRGGALCSSAKTCNHLDYSGACLHQAALSALISI, via the exons ATGGGGGTTGTCCTGCGCAAACACTCTGAACATGCAG CACCCGAGCCATCACAGTTACGACAGGAGGGAGCAGGACCGGCAGAACCGAGCGGTACCGAATCGCCGGCTCGGAGGAAGGCGACCCCACCCGCGATAATAGTGACCGCCCCCTCAAACGAGGACCTCCGCCAAGTGCCCCCAGACTCGCCCCGGACTGTG CAAAGATTAAAGCTTGGACTGGGGTGCTGGGCCGTTGCAAGCATGGACTTCTCCGAAGCGGAGCCAGATGCCATCAAACTGAGATCAATCAAGAACGAGAAAACATTCACCGTTCCGCAGCAGGACAGG CTGGGGAACTGTAGGAGTGTGAAGGAGTTTGAAAAGCTGAACCGGATTGGTGAAGGAACTTATGGCATCGTTT ACCGGGCACGGGACACAAAAAATCATGAGATTGTTGCTCTTAAGAAGGTGCGCATGGATAAAGAGAAAGATG GAATTCCAATCAGCAGCCTGCGGGAGATAACTCTGCTCCTGAAGCTGCGACACCCCAACATAGTGGAGCTTAAGGAGGTGGTTGTGGGAAATCACCTGGAAAG CATTTTCCTGGTGATGGGATACTGTGAGCAAGACCTGGCTAGTCTACTGGAGAACATGCAGTCCCCATTCTCAGAAGCACAG GTGAAGTGCATTGTTCTCCAGCTCCTGAGGGGGCTGCTTTACCTGCATGAAAACTTCATCGTGCACAG GGATCTGAAGGTGTCCAACTTACTAATGACAGATAAAGGCTGTGTAAAGATAG CCGACTTCGGCCTGGCCAGAGCCTACGGTGTTCCCCTCAAGCCCATGACCCCCAAAGTGGTGACACTCTG GTACAGAGCTCCTGAACTACTCCTGggaacaaaaacacagacaactGCTATTGACATGTG gGCTGTGGGATGCATCCTGGCAGAACTGCTGGCCCACAAGCCTCTGCTGCCCGGGAGCTCAGAGATTCAGCAGATTGACCTCATTGTCCAGCTGCTGGGGACACCCAATGAAAACATCTGGCCG GGCTTTTCCAGGCTGCCGCTGGTGGGGCAGTACACCCTGAGGAAACAGCCCTACAACAACCTGAAGAACAAGTTCACCTGGCTGTCCGAGGCTGGCCTGCGTCTTCTCAACTTCCTCTTCATGTACAACCCCAAACGCAG GGCTACAGCTAAGGACTGCCTGGACAGCTCCTACTTCAAGGAGAAGCCGTTGC CCTGCGAGCCTGACCTCATGCCCACCTTCCCTCATCACCGCAACAAGAGAGCCGCGCCCGTGGCCGAGGGCCAGTCCAAGCGCCTCAAG GTGAAATGGAGGGCCAGCAGCGCAGCCGGGATTCGGGGGGGTGCACTTTGCAGCTCGGCCAAAACCTGCAATCACCTGGACTACTCGGGAGCCTGCCTGCATCAGGCAGCACTGAGTGCGCTGATCTCGATTTGA
- the cdk10 gene encoding cyclin-dependent kinase 10 isoform X3, with protein sequence MDFSEAEPDAIKLRSIKNEKTFTVPQQDRLGNCRSVKEFEKLNRIGEGTYGIVYRARDTKNHEIVALKKVRMDKEKDGIPISSLREITLLLKLRHPNIVELKEVVVGNHLESIFLVMGYCEQDLASLLENMQSPFSEAQVKCIVLQLLRGLLYLHENFIVHRDLKVSNLLMTDKGCVKIADFGLARAYGVPLKPMTPKVVTLWYRAPELLLGTKTQTTAIDMWAVGCILAELLAHKPLLPGSSEIQQIDLIVQLLGTPNENIWPGFSRLPLVGQYTLRKQPYNNLKNKFTWLSEAGLRLLNFLFMYNPKRRATAKDCLDSSYFKEKPLPCEPDLMPTFPHHRNKRAAPVAEGQSKRLKVKWRASSAAGIRGGALCSSAKTCNHLDYSGACLHQAALSALISI encoded by the exons ATGGACTTCTCCGAAGCGGAGCCAGATGCCATCAAACTGAGATCAATCAAGAACGAGAAAACATTCACCGTTCCGCAGCAGGACAGG CTGGGGAACTGTAGGAGTGTGAAGGAGTTTGAAAAGCTGAACCGGATTGGTGAAGGAACTTATGGCATCGTTT ACCGGGCACGGGACACAAAAAATCATGAGATTGTTGCTCTTAAGAAGGTGCGCATGGATAAAGAGAAAGATG GAATTCCAATCAGCAGCCTGCGGGAGATAACTCTGCTCCTGAAGCTGCGACACCCCAACATAGTGGAGCTTAAGGAGGTGGTTGTGGGAAATCACCTGGAAAG CATTTTCCTGGTGATGGGATACTGTGAGCAAGACCTGGCTAGTCTACTGGAGAACATGCAGTCCCCATTCTCAGAAGCACAG GTGAAGTGCATTGTTCTCCAGCTCCTGAGGGGGCTGCTTTACCTGCATGAAAACTTCATCGTGCACAG GGATCTGAAGGTGTCCAACTTACTAATGACAGATAAAGGCTGTGTAAAGATAG CCGACTTCGGCCTGGCCAGAGCCTACGGTGTTCCCCTCAAGCCCATGACCCCCAAAGTGGTGACACTCTG GTACAGAGCTCCTGAACTACTCCTGggaacaaaaacacagacaactGCTATTGACATGTG gGCTGTGGGATGCATCCTGGCAGAACTGCTGGCCCACAAGCCTCTGCTGCCCGGGAGCTCAGAGATTCAGCAGATTGACCTCATTGTCCAGCTGCTGGGGACACCCAATGAAAACATCTGGCCG GGCTTTTCCAGGCTGCCGCTGGTGGGGCAGTACACCCTGAGGAAACAGCCCTACAACAACCTGAAGAACAAGTTCACCTGGCTGTCCGAGGCTGGCCTGCGTCTTCTCAACTTCCTCTTCATGTACAACCCCAAACGCAG GGCTACAGCTAAGGACTGCCTGGACAGCTCCTACTTCAAGGAGAAGCCGTTGC CCTGCGAGCCTGACCTCATGCCCACCTTCCCTCATCACCGCAACAAGAGAGCCGCGCCCGTGGCCGAGGGCCAGTCCAAGCGCCTCAAG GTGAAATGGAGGGCCAGCAGCGCAGCCGGGATTCGGGGGGGTGCACTTTGCAGCTCGGCCAAAACCTGCAATCACCTGGACTACTCGGGAGCCTGCCTGCATCAGGCAGCACTGAGTGCGCTGATCTCGATTTGA
- the cdk10 gene encoding cyclin-dependent kinase 10 isoform X2, whose protein sequence is MDFSEAEPDAIKLRSIKNEKTFTVPQQDRLGNCRSVKEFEKLNRIGEGTYGIVYRARDTKNHEIVALKKVRMDKEKDGIPISSLREITLLLKLRHPNIVELKEVVVGNHLESIFLVMGYCEQDLASLLENMQSPFSEAQVKCIVLQLLRGLLYLHENFIVHRDLKVSNLLMTDKGCVKIADFGLARAYGVPLKPMTPKVVTLWYRAPELLLGTKTQTTAIDMWAVGCILAELLAHKPLLPGSSEIQQIDLIVQLLGTPNENIWPGFSRLPLVGQYTLRKQPYNNLKNKFTWLSEAGLRLLNFLFMYNPKRRATAKDCLDSSYFKEKPLPCEPDLMPTFPHHRNKRAAPVAEGQSKRLKV, encoded by the exons ATGGACTTCTCCGAAGCGGAGCCAGATGCCATCAAACTGAGATCAATCAAGAACGAGAAAACATTCACCGTTCCGCAGCAGGACAGG CTGGGGAACTGTAGGAGTGTGAAGGAGTTTGAAAAGCTGAACCGGATTGGTGAAGGAACTTATGGCATCGTTT ACCGGGCACGGGACACAAAAAATCATGAGATTGTTGCTCTTAAGAAGGTGCGCATGGATAAAGAGAAAGATG GAATTCCAATCAGCAGCCTGCGGGAGATAACTCTGCTCCTGAAGCTGCGACACCCCAACATAGTGGAGCTTAAGGAGGTGGTTGTGGGAAATCACCTGGAAAG CATTTTCCTGGTGATGGGATACTGTGAGCAAGACCTGGCTAGTCTACTGGAGAACATGCAGTCCCCATTCTCAGAAGCACAG GTGAAGTGCATTGTTCTCCAGCTCCTGAGGGGGCTGCTTTACCTGCATGAAAACTTCATCGTGCACAG GGATCTGAAGGTGTCCAACTTACTAATGACAGATAAAGGCTGTGTAAAGATAG CCGACTTCGGCCTGGCCAGAGCCTACGGTGTTCCCCTCAAGCCCATGACCCCCAAAGTGGTGACACTCTG GTACAGAGCTCCTGAACTACTCCTGggaacaaaaacacagacaactGCTATTGACATGTG gGCTGTGGGATGCATCCTGGCAGAACTGCTGGCCCACAAGCCTCTGCTGCCCGGGAGCTCAGAGATTCAGCAGATTGACCTCATTGTCCAGCTGCTGGGGACACCCAATGAAAACATCTGGCCG GGCTTTTCCAGGCTGCCGCTGGTGGGGCAGTACACCCTGAGGAAACAGCCCTACAACAACCTGAAGAACAAGTTCACCTGGCTGTCCGAGGCTGGCCTGCGTCTTCTCAACTTCCTCTTCATGTACAACCCCAAACGCAG GGCTACAGCTAAGGACTGCCTGGACAGCTCCTACTTCAAGGAGAAGCCGTTGC CCTGCGAGCCTGACCTCATGCCCACCTTCCCTCATCACCGCAACAAGAGAGCCGCGCCCGTGGCCGAGGGCCAGTCCAAGCGCCTCAAGGTGTGA
- the cdk10 gene encoding cyclin-dependent kinase 10 isoform X4 — protein sequence MDKEKDGIPISSLREITLLLKLRHPNIVELKEVVVGNHLESIFLVMGYCEQDLASLLENMQSPFSEAQVKCIVLQLLRGLLYLHENFIVHRDLKVSNLLMTDKGCVKIADFGLARAYGVPLKPMTPKVVTLWYRAPELLLGTKTQTTAIDMWAVGCILAELLAHKPLLPGSSEIQQIDLIVQLLGTPNENIWPGFSRLPLVGQYTLRKQPYNNLKNKFTWLSEAGLRLLNFLFMYNPKRRATAKDCLDSSYFKEKPLPCEPDLMPTFPHHRNKRAAPVAEGQSKRLKVKWRASSAAGIRGGALCSSAKTCNHLDYSGACLHQAALSALISI from the exons ATGGATAAAGAGAAAGATG GAATTCCAATCAGCAGCCTGCGGGAGATAACTCTGCTCCTGAAGCTGCGACACCCCAACATAGTGGAGCTTAAGGAGGTGGTTGTGGGAAATCACCTGGAAAG CATTTTCCTGGTGATGGGATACTGTGAGCAAGACCTGGCTAGTCTACTGGAGAACATGCAGTCCCCATTCTCAGAAGCACAG GTGAAGTGCATTGTTCTCCAGCTCCTGAGGGGGCTGCTTTACCTGCATGAAAACTTCATCGTGCACAG GGATCTGAAGGTGTCCAACTTACTAATGACAGATAAAGGCTGTGTAAAGATAG CCGACTTCGGCCTGGCCAGAGCCTACGGTGTTCCCCTCAAGCCCATGACCCCCAAAGTGGTGACACTCTG GTACAGAGCTCCTGAACTACTCCTGggaacaaaaacacagacaactGCTATTGACATGTG gGCTGTGGGATGCATCCTGGCAGAACTGCTGGCCCACAAGCCTCTGCTGCCCGGGAGCTCAGAGATTCAGCAGATTGACCTCATTGTCCAGCTGCTGGGGACACCCAATGAAAACATCTGGCCG GGCTTTTCCAGGCTGCCGCTGGTGGGGCAGTACACCCTGAGGAAACAGCCCTACAACAACCTGAAGAACAAGTTCACCTGGCTGTCCGAGGCTGGCCTGCGTCTTCTCAACTTCCTCTTCATGTACAACCCCAAACGCAG GGCTACAGCTAAGGACTGCCTGGACAGCTCCTACTTCAAGGAGAAGCCGTTGC CCTGCGAGCCTGACCTCATGCCCACCTTCCCTCATCACCGCAACAAGAGAGCCGCGCCCGTGGCCGAGGGCCAGTCCAAGCGCCTCAAG GTGAAATGGAGGGCCAGCAGCGCAGCCGGGATTCGGGGGGGTGCACTTTGCAGCTCGGCCAAAACCTGCAATCACCTGGACTACTCGGGAGCCTGCCTGCATCAGGCAGCACTGAGTGCGCTGATCTCGATTTGA
- the spata2l gene encoding spermatogenesis associated 2-like, whose protein sequence is MSGAGRKDLCETYRKSLEARVQEGRADLVCRDASLVDAVEGLLRRGGQEVHGSLQNDAFQVIGAALQTAPSLQRGLERLVKGFEVLELAAINLFLCPWRQEFKMIKTFSGVYTHYLKPAFPEQTLLELFQKLGYRPRDRHQLEMGRQPPAEALLQLACGFFAARCESALLLAAASQLEEPRLSAGDLLQERQRCRSLEEVVGNLRRKTEALAKRDENDWRTGGRSEPKTELDLYTEDGRLPNGGDQQQAISKEKPSAVSSVKTGLELEARYSQSAKSTTPRSADGSHSREGAYRSSLKFEVQKTSRKEQGHKTREISLEHEAGSSPAASKGERYSDGKGHDSQSFTLCGCSKSYDGVYFLKCPVCKVFHCCGCHVLEECRTKKHEPGLATDAETTVIQQELLKLKLDEKTSPPSDTHHLVCRASSPPSGICPPESWRECDKKSLQMNLHGAADEDQKWEKHFCLKETFHSLCVCESCHTIHDGSCNACLKQHHELHIVNDRIKQEEWLRKLDAKQWENHSCLSSSGHVGFMCETCHLSHDILCRETKTCASKSHKIFYLPDQTQLKEMTEKEQRYHMHQCITANPQMACQTCFELHGFSCAKLETCKRQHTVRQLGKCTASEKCCNPAYIICMNCCAVFCKNCWFRYPINCTCGHPFGITEV, encoded by the exons ATGAGTGGTGCTGGCAGGAAGGATCTCTGTGAGACGTACCGCAAGTCCCTGGAGGCCCGCGTGCAGGAGGGCAGGGCTGATCTGGTGTGCCGGGACGCCTCGCTGGTGGACGCCGTCGAAGGGCTCCTTCGGAGAGGTGGCCAGGAAGTGCACGGCTCCCTGCAGAACGATGCCTTCCAGGTCATCGGTGCCGCCCTGCAGACCGCACCCAGCCTGCAGAGGGGCCTGGAGAGACTTGTTAAGGGCTTTGAAGTGCTGGAGCTGGCGGCTATCAACCTCTTTTTGTGTCCTTGGAGGCAGGAGTTCAAGATGATAAAG ACGTTTTCAGGAGTGTACACGCATTACCTGAAGCCTGCCTTCCCCGAGCAGACCCTTCTGGAGCTCTTCCAGAAGCTTGGCTACCGGCCGCGGGACAGGCACCAGCTGGAGATGGGCCGCCAGCCGCCCGCGGAGGCCCTGCTGCAGCTGGCCTGCGGCTTCTTCGCCGCCCGCTGCGAGAGCGCCCTCCTGCTGGCGGCGGCCAGCCAGCTGGAGGAGCCACGCCTGAGCGCCGGCGACCTGCTGCAGGAGAGGCAGCGCTGCAGGAGCCTGGAGGAGGTGGTGGGGAACCTCAGGAGGAAGACGGAGGCCCTGGCGAAACGAGATGAGAACGACTGGAGGACTGGAGGCAGGTCTGAGCCCAAGACGGAGCTTGATCTCTATACTGAAGATGGGCGTCTCCCCAACGGAGGGGATCAGCAGCAGGCGATCAGCAAGGAGAAACCCTCCGCCGTGTCCTCTGTGAAAACGGGACTGGAGCTGGAGGCTCGATATAGCCAGAGTGCCAAGAGCACAACGCCTAGGTCTGCAGATGGAAGCCACTCACGGGAAGGGGCCTATAGGTCCAGCTTGAAGTTCGAGGTCCAGAAGACCTCCCGAAAGGAGCAGGGGCACAAGACCAGAGAAATATCACTGGAGCACGAAGCGGGAAGCAGCCCCGCTGCAAGCAAGGGGGAGCGATACAGTGACGGCAAAGGACACGATTCTCAGAGCTTCACTCTGTGCGGTTGCAGCAAGAGCTATGACGGGGTATATTTTCTTAAATGCCCCGTGTGCAAGGTTTTTCACTGCTGTGGTTGTCACGTTTTAGAAGAGTGCAGAACCAAAAAGCACGAGCCAGGTCTGGCCACCGACGCCGAGACCACAGTCATCCAACAAGAGCTTTTAAAATTGAAGTTGGATGAGAAGACGAGCCCCCCGTCTGACACGCATCACCTGGTGTGTCGCGCCTCCAGTCCACCTTCTGGGATTTGTCCCCCCGAGTCCTGGCGGGAGTGCGATAAGAAGAGTCTGCAGATGAATCTCCATGGTGCTGCTGATGAAGATCAAAAGTGGGAAAAACATTTCTGCCTCAAGGAGACGTTTCACAGTCTCTGCGTCTGTGAATCTTGCCATACTATCCATGACGGCTCCTGCAACGCGTGCCTCAAACAACATCATGAATTGCACATTGTGAATGACAGAATTAAACAAGAGGAGTGGTTGAGAAAGCTAGATGCCAAGCAATGGGAAAACCATAGCTGTTTATCCAGTTCTGGTCACGTTGGGTTCATGTGCGAAACATGTCACCTCTCTCATGACATTTTGTGCAGAGAAACCAAAACCTGCGCTAGTAAAagtcataaaatattttacttaccAGATCAGActcagctgaaggaaatgactgAAAAAGAGCAGCGGTATCACATGCATCAATGTATTACTGCCAACCCACAAATGGCTTGCCAAACATGCTTTGAGCTTCACGGTTTCTCGTGCGCTAAGTTAGAAACCTGTAAACGGCAGCACACGGTGAGACAGTTAGGCAAGTGCACAGCTTCAGAAAAATGCTGCAATCCAGCTTATATTATATGCATGAACTGCTGTGCTGTGTTCTGCAAAAATTGTTGGTTCAGATACCCGATAAATTGTACTTGTGGTCATCCATTTGGAATAACTGAGGTTTAA